From Gimesia panareensis, the proteins below share one genomic window:
- the csrA gene encoding carbon storage regulator CsrA, translating to MLVLTRRKDEEILINDNISIKVLSVKGNRVRLGVDAPEDVQVNRAEIRKLVTQFEVECEPLQSCGL from the coding sequence ATGTTAGTGCTCACGAGACGCAAGGATGAAGAGATTTTGATCAATGACAATATCTCGATTAAAGTGCTGTCAGTAAAGGGGAACCGAGTACGTCTGGGGGTTGATGCTCCTGAGGATGTCCAGGTCAATCGCGCTGAAATTCGCAAACTGGTCACTCAGTTTGAGGTTGAATGTGAGCCCCTGCAGAGCTGTGGTTTGTAA
- a CDS encoding flagellar hook-basal body protein has product MIYGMYLSAQGADANSVRMDVLANNMANANTTSFKRDIPIFRINPPADEKQAPLAPLPGDLENHSGGISLEGMTTNFENGAFTSTGSDFDLALKGQGFFQVGSAQKSYLTRNGSLSLDSKRRIVTADQGLPLLTRNGQEITLPTDAVRMEVSPDGLVTPFDAEGQALGSLGPIAVVMPNSLNELVKQGNSLYTSEGRVSDAAGPVSIQQGFLEASGTNSIEEMMELVTSTRMFESNINMIKLQDDSLGRLLQSMPRR; this is encoded by the coding sequence ATGATTTACGGCATGTACCTCTCAGCACAGGGCGCTGATGCAAATTCAGTTCGCATGGATGTGCTGGCTAACAATATGGCAAATGCGAACACGACTTCCTTCAAGCGTGATATTCCCATCTTTCGCATTAATCCGCCTGCCGACGAGAAACAGGCCCCTTTGGCACCTCTGCCCGGCGATCTGGAAAATCATTCTGGCGGCATTTCTCTCGAAGGAATGACGACCAATTTCGAAAACGGTGCTTTTACTTCGACCGGCAGTGATTTTGACCTGGCCTTAAAAGGACAGGGGTTCTTCCAGGTAGGCAGTGCCCAGAAATCCTATCTCACCCGCAACGGTTCTCTGTCTCTCGACAGTAAGCGACGTATCGTCACCGCTGACCAGGGACTGCCTCTGCTCACCAGAAACGGCCAGGAAATCACACTTCCCACGGATGCCGTCCGGATGGAAGTGTCTCCCGATGGCCTGGTGACTCCCTTTGATGCCGAAGGACAGGCGCTGGGGTCGCTGGGACCGATCGCCGTGGTGATGCCAAATTCGCTCAATGAACTGGTCAAACAGGGAAACAGCCTCTACACATCGGAAGGCCGCGTTTCCGATGCAGCCGGGCCAGTCAGTATTCAACAGGGGTTTCTGGAAGCTTCCGGAACCAATTCCATCGAGGAGATGATGGAACTGGTCACTTCCACGCGGATGTTCGAGTCAAACATCAACATGATTAAGCTGCAGGATGACTCACTGGGCCGTTTGCTGCAAAGTATGCCCCGCAGATAA
- the flgG gene encoding flagellar basal-body rod protein FlgG, with translation MAIRALYSSATGMAANSFNLDTIANNLANAGTTAYKQNRANFEDIYYEHFKLPGVQDNQGNITPTGTDLGIGVRVQSTEGDFSQGSIVPSNGTYDMAIVGDGFFQVNDGTQNLYTRAGNFSLNANGNIVMASADKGYQLLPNISIPQDALNVTISSDGVVSYQQQGSNQIQIAGNIQIARFINNQGLLRQGDNLYTETTASGTAQIGNPGTEGRGQIRQGFLEQSNVEPVRELVELIKTQRNFELNSQVVQAADQTLQTVANLRRF, from the coding sequence ATGGCAATCAGAGCCCTGTATTCCAGTGCGACGGGAATGGCTGCGAACAGCTTCAATCTCGATACCATTGCCAACAACCTGGCCAACGCAGGTACGACTGCCTACAAGCAGAACCGTGCCAACTTCGAAGATATTTATTACGAGCATTTCAAACTGCCCGGCGTGCAGGACAACCAGGGGAATATTACTCCCACCGGCACCGACCTGGGTATCGGTGTTCGTGTCCAGAGCACTGAAGGCGATTTCAGCCAGGGATCGATCGTGCCTTCCAACGGAACGTACGATATGGCGATCGTGGGTGACGGCTTTTTCCAGGTGAATGATGGTACCCAGAACCTGTATACCCGGGCGGGTAACTTCTCACTCAATGCGAACGGTAATATTGTGATGGCTTCCGCCGACAAAGGATACCAGTTGCTGCCGAACATTTCGATTCCCCAGGATGCCCTCAATGTGACGATCTCCAGCGATGGAGTGGTCAGCTACCAGCAGCAGGGATCAAACCAGATTCAGATCGCCGGCAACATTCAGATTGCCCGCTTCATCAATAATCAGGGGCTGCTCAGGCAGGGAGACAACCTGTATACCGAAACGACTGCGTCTGGAACGGCCCAGATTGGAAACCCGGGAACGGAAGGTCGCGGTCAGATTCGCCAGGGATTTCTGGAGCAGTCCAATGTGGAACCAGTGAGGGAACTGGTGGAACTGATCAAAACCCAGCGTAACTTTGAGCTGAACAGCCAGGTTGTGCAGGCAGCCGACCAGACACTGCAGACCGTGGCTAACCTGCGTCGTTTCTAA
- the flgA gene encoding flagellar basal body P-ring formation chaperone FlgA: protein MCRFGIKSFLCLLLAACCLSHTEALQAEILRLKSTAVVDSSVVRLGDVADVLHADEVETARMQEMILQPAPAQGRTQIITVSQIRSRLQALGVDLSRLELTGRSQIQVSAQSPSEETQVKTATTQKDLQQAEEKVQRALQAWIRRAVPDAGHFTAIVRMQPEDVALIRDHRADGFYFSQLDLQRQTRQPVTLQLKDAQGMVRQANLTCQLKRVPEILAAKYTLNRGTVVRADDLVWMRPEKEQKGITDPRQVIGRELTRTVYQAQPMRSEDLIEVPLVRDGAIVTVYARRGGITVRREMRARGDGAMGDEITLIALEGRDRLAAIVTGYNQAEVNYRPASQLQRSTGIQFISGSTSSAGPSRTGQVQTVYEIQRGGRQK, encoded by the coding sequence ATGTGTCGTTTCGGAATCAAGTCGTTCTTATGCCTGTTACTCGCAGCCTGCTGTCTGAGTCATACAGAAGCCTTACAGGCAGAGATTCTGCGGCTGAAGTCGACTGCAGTTGTCGATTCGTCCGTGGTTCGCCTGGGCGATGTCGCTGATGTGCTGCACGCAGACGAGGTAGAGACGGCACGCATGCAGGAGATGATCCTGCAGCCTGCACCGGCACAGGGGCGAACTCAAATTATCACGGTCTCTCAAATCCGCAGTCGCTTGCAGGCACTGGGAGTCGACTTGAGCCGACTGGAACTGACGGGCCGCAGCCAGATTCAGGTCAGTGCGCAAAGCCCCAGCGAAGAAACACAGGTCAAGACCGCCACGACTCAGAAGGACCTGCAGCAGGCGGAGGAAAAAGTACAGCGGGCACTCCAGGCCTGGATCCGGCGTGCTGTTCCTGATGCCGGTCATTTTACCGCGATCGTGCGGATGCAGCCGGAAGACGTGGCTCTGATCCGCGATCACCGGGCCGATGGCTTTTACTTTTCACAACTGGATCTGCAGCGTCAGACCAGGCAGCCGGTCACCCTGCAGTTGAAGGATGCGCAAGGCATGGTGCGGCAGGCGAATCTGACCTGTCAGCTCAAACGCGTTCCGGAAATCCTGGCCGCCAAATACACTTTGAACCGAGGCACAGTTGTGCGTGCTGACGATCTGGTCTGGATGCGTCCGGAAAAGGAACAGAAAGGGATTACTGATCCGCGTCAGGTGATTGGTCGCGAACTGACACGCACCGTCTATCAGGCGCAGCCGATGCGGAGCGAGGATCTGATCGAAGTGCCTCTGGTCCGCGATGGTGCGATTGTCACCGTGTATGCCCGACGGGGCGGCATTACCGTCCGCCGCGAAATGCGGGCGCGGGGCGATGGTGCGATGGGTGATGAGATCACACTGATTGCGCTGGAAGGGCGTGATCGTCTGGCGGCAATCGTCACGGGCTACAACCAGGCCGAAGTCAATTATCGGCCCGCCAGTCAGTTGCAGCGATCTACCGGAATCCAGTTCATTTCCGGCTCAACCAGTTCTGCTGGTCCATCGCGAACCGGGCAGGTGCAGACCGTATATGAAATTCAAAGAGGGGGGCGACAGAAATGA
- a CDS encoding flagellar basal body L-ring protein FlgH: MKTPAGIRERTCQQRKMLAALREAISLGCIVLLCSSAVRAQSPAVQNTVQANQSTAIRSTQGTSDLTNLEALRQKTEKSITPPERLAARMNQFEYSSEELEVTSSLANTFGQGDLYTTSPKPPLIRDYSLIYVPAPEPIVVKVHDIITIMVDEKSSVTIDSRFNRNRTETLKAELKEFLRIDNAGNLAPAALDSPKIDTQLQGRLQSKGQVADREGIQYRIAATVVDIRPNGNLILEARKSIRSNRDVWEYRLTGEIRSKDVNRDNTALSENIANLDIVKHQRGKVYQSTKRPWGVVLYDWFFPF; this comes from the coding sequence ATGAAAACACCAGCAGGAATCAGAGAGCGAACCTGCCAGCAGAGAAAAATGCTGGCAGCTTTACGGGAGGCGATTTCCCTGGGATGTATCGTATTGCTTTGTTCGAGCGCCGTGCGGGCACAGAGTCCGGCCGTGCAGAACACCGTGCAGGCAAATCAGAGCACTGCAATACGGTCCACCCAGGGTACTTCCGACCTCACAAATCTGGAAGCACTGCGTCAGAAAACCGAGAAATCCATCACGCCACCAGAACGTCTGGCTGCCCGCATGAATCAGTTTGAGTACTCTTCTGAAGAGCTGGAAGTGACATCCTCTCTGGCCAATACCTTCGGACAGGGTGATCTGTATACGACCTCTCCCAAGCCGCCTCTGATCCGCGATTATTCCCTGATCTATGTGCCGGCACCGGAACCCATTGTGGTCAAAGTGCACGACATCATTACGATTATGGTGGATGAAAAATCGAGTGTGACCATCGATTCCCGTTTCAACCGGAACCGGACGGAAACCCTGAAAGCGGAGCTCAAGGAATTTCTGCGAATCGATAATGCAGGGAACCTGGCGCCGGCAGCACTGGACAGTCCCAAAATTGATACCCAGTTGCAGGGGCGTCTGCAAAGTAAGGGGCAGGTGGCGGACCGCGAAGGGATCCAGTACCGGATTGCCGCGACCGTGGTTGATATTCGCCCCAACGGAAATCTGATTCTGGAAGCCCGCAAGAGTATTCGCAGTAATCGCGATGTCTGGGAATACCGGCTGACGGGAGAAATTCGCAGTAAAGACGTGAATCGCGACAATACCGCATTAAGTGAAAACATTGCCAATCTGGATATCGTCAAACACCAGCGGGGAAAAGTCTACCAGAGTACGAAACGTCCCTGGGGCGTGGTGTTGTATGACTGGTTCTTCCCGTTTTAA
- a CDS encoding flagellar basal body P-ring protein FlgI produces MAARFCKSVTVCLLFLGLLTCSLQEVQARTRVENICSVYGMREIKLTGMGLVVGLDGTGDGPKGLPTIRSLAAALKHLNNPVVDLKDLAAANNVALVMIEATIPASGIRKGQKLDCFVSSMLGAKSLRGGRLLVAPVATPEIGNEVFAGLCSGGIILEDETSLATGKIINGLVMERDFELSFIDRRTRSITLLVDKRHAGFHTASEVARVINAEFSFEAGNRQLAIAQGPGRVFIRIPKQYVESPVEFIAAVMEVGIDRPHQQARVVVNPKSQTVVVTGEVEISPVVISHKNLTVGIGNPVEGGLPGGFVPVNGQPGQQNTQRLQELVEALNQLRVPTEDVISIIRELHRSGKLHAEYDEH; encoded by the coding sequence ATGGCCGCCCGGTTCTGCAAATCTGTTACCGTCTGTCTGCTGTTCCTCGGACTGCTGACCTGCTCGCTGCAGGAAGTGCAGGCGCGCACGCGTGTGGAGAATATCTGCAGCGTGTATGGCATGCGGGAAATCAAACTGACCGGGATGGGGCTGGTGGTGGGTCTGGACGGGACCGGCGATGGGCCGAAGGGGCTGCCCACAATCCGCAGTCTGGCAGCTGCGCTCAAACACTTGAACAATCCTGTAGTCGACCTGAAAGATCTGGCAGCTGCCAATAATGTGGCACTGGTGATGATCGAAGCGACGATTCCCGCCAGCGGCATTCGGAAAGGACAGAAGCTCGACTGCTTTGTCAGTTCCATGCTGGGAGCCAAAAGCCTGCGGGGCGGTCGTCTGCTGGTCGCCCCGGTAGCGACGCCGGAAATCGGTAATGAAGTGTTTGCCGGCCTCTGTTCCGGAGGCATCATTCTGGAAGACGAAACCTCGCTGGCGACCGGCAAGATTATCAACGGGCTGGTGATGGAGCGGGACTTTGAGCTCTCGTTTATAGATCGCAGAACCCGTTCGATTACACTGCTCGTCGATAAGCGACATGCCGGTTTTCACACGGCCAGCGAAGTGGCCCGGGTGATCAACGCCGAATTCAGTTTTGAAGCCGGGAATCGCCAACTGGCGATCGCCCAGGGGCCGGGGCGGGTGTTTATCCGGATTCCCAAACAGTATGTCGAATCACCGGTCGAATTTATTGCCGCAGTGATGGAGGTCGGCATTGACCGTCCGCATCAGCAGGCACGCGTGGTGGTGAATCCCAAATCTCAAACCGTCGTTGTGACCGGCGAAGTCGAAATCAGTCCGGTCGTCATTTCACATAAGAATCTGACTGTCGGGATTGGTAATCCTGTCGAGGGGGGGCTCCCGGGAGGCTTTGTTCCAGTGAACGGGCAGCCTGGTCAGCAGAATACGCAGCGACTGCAGGAACTGGTCGAGGCGTTGAATCAGTTACGCGTACCGACCGAAGATGTAATCAGCATCATTCGCGAATTGCATCGTTCCGGGAAACTGCACGCGGAATACGACGAGCACTAA
- a CDS encoding rod-binding protein, which translates to MTPLSGIQANVQQSSLLTPAGQAPSELQQPQQGSPELKEAFQKFVAGTFYKQMFKALRSAQGKPAYFHGGQAEEMFQSQLDQQISEDLASRDGNAFSDSLFSAFSRQLNAKSTESINAASGATL; encoded by the coding sequence ATGACCCCCCTGTCTGGAATTCAAGCCAACGTTCAACAGAGTTCACTGCTAACCCCTGCCGGTCAGGCACCGTCAGAGCTGCAGCAGCCGCAACAGGGTTCTCCGGAGCTCAAGGAAGCGTTTCAGAAGTTTGTTGCGGGTACGTTTTACAAGCAGATGTTCAAGGCGCTCCGTTCAGCGCAGGGAAAGCCAGCCTACTTTCACGGCGGTCAGGCGGAAGAGATGTTCCAGTCTCAACTGGATCAGCAGATCTCAGAAGACCTGGCCTCCCGGGACGGGAATGCGTTCTCTGACTCGCTGTTCTCGGCGTTTTCGCGACAGTTGAACGCGAAATCAACAGAATCCATTAATGCCGCTTCCGGCGCAACGCTTTAA
- the flgN gene encoding flagellar export chaperone FlgN, whose product MHAAPTASVPAQQQQFLGQLTGILNDLEPIQKQLLELYQQKSRALKKVDPVRIEQLAAFEEGLTNELQFILLRRQQLLQTAEQQGLPGGSLQELLPALGLGITVSEPLAERIEVVQQRSQKLRHESWVQWIVSQRSFQHYSQILELIAHAGQKTPTYSRGENESGSGGAIFDASA is encoded by the coding sequence ATGCATGCAGCACCGACTGCGTCTGTACCGGCGCAACAACAGCAGTTTCTGGGTCAACTGACGGGGATCCTGAACGATCTCGAGCCTATTCAAAAACAGCTGCTCGAACTCTATCAGCAGAAATCACGCGCACTGAAGAAAGTGGATCCGGTCCGCATCGAACAGTTGGCCGCCTTTGAAGAAGGGCTGACCAACGAACTGCAGTTCATCCTGCTCAGGCGACAGCAACTGCTGCAGACAGCGGAACAGCAGGGGCTGCCGGGCGGTTCGCTGCAGGAACTGCTGCCTGCCCTGGGGCTGGGAATTACGGTTTCCGAACCACTCGCGGAGCGGATTGAAGTCGTGCAACAGCGATCACAGAAACTCAGACATGAAAGCTGGGTACAGTGGATCGTCTCGCAACGCTCGTTTCAGCATTACTCGCAGATCCTGGAACTGATTGCGCATGCGGGACAGAAGACTCCGACCTACTCGCGCGGAGAAAATGAAAGTGGATCAGGGGGGGCGATCTTTGATGCATCGGCCTGA
- the flgK gene encoding flagellar hook-associated protein FlgK codes for MAKQSMEVFSTGIQVAGQNIANAGTPGYIRENMVLNPSDPYRQGALVNGTGVEISGIQQQIDQFLETRIHSANTEYSSINERDTIYKQLESELRELSGGDLSSGLNDFLSKLNNAVNQPSSIPDREFVISEADKFASEINSLRQRINDLRTTQSVNVENTVKEANELIDKIVDLNPKISKLEASGLLQSDAGALRTQRYEALNRLSELIPVRYREREDGAIDVFTGSDYLVLAGSSQKLTLDTDTDRGVVTQQVFLSRTNSNISRTGGELKGIIEGRDDILGGFVDQLDSYASNLIFEFNKIHASGEGTAGFEQLTSASAALDPSATLNSTQSGLPFQATHGSFQIKVTNKSTGITNTTTINVDLDGIGADTTLNSLSSALNGVANLNSSVSTDGRLNISANSDYEFRFSNDTSGALAAIGINTLFTGSDSSDIGINSVVKDNQQFLALGQGGGPSDGSNAVALAAFSQQPIDQLGGISLDDYYDKVVSNIAQSSASEGALSEGAQTFRDSLMNQREQFSGVSIDEETINVLKFQRAFQSAARLVSTVDELYTILLQI; via the coding sequence ATGGCCAAGCAGTCGATGGAGGTCTTCAGTACCGGCATCCAGGTTGCGGGTCAGAATATCGCCAATGCAGGCACGCCCGGCTACATCCGCGAGAACATGGTTCTCAACCCGTCCGATCCCTATCGGCAGGGGGCGCTGGTTAACGGGACGGGGGTGGAAATCTCCGGGATTCAGCAGCAGATTGACCAGTTCCTGGAAACCCGCATCCATTCCGCCAACACGGAATACTCTTCGATCAACGAACGTGACACCATCTATAAACAGCTGGAAAGCGAGCTGCGCGAACTGTCAGGAGGGGACCTGTCATCGGGTTTGAATGACTTCCTCTCCAAATTGAATAACGCGGTGAATCAGCCCAGTTCCATCCCGGACCGGGAGTTTGTCATCAGTGAGGCCGATAAGTTTGCCTCGGAAATCAACTCCCTCAGACAGCGGATCAATGACCTCCGTACAACGCAGTCGGTAAACGTGGAAAACACGGTTAAAGAGGCCAACGAACTGATCGACAAGATCGTGGACCTGAATCCCAAAATCTCCAAGCTGGAAGCTTCCGGTTTGCTGCAGAGTGACGCCGGTGCCCTGCGGACCCAACGGTATGAGGCATTGAATCGACTGTCCGAACTGATTCCGGTCCGCTACCGCGAACGCGAGGATGGTGCCATCGATGTATTTACCGGTTCCGATTACCTGGTGCTGGCCGGATCGTCTCAAAAACTGACTTTAGATACCGATACGGACAGAGGAGTCGTGACACAGCAGGTATTCCTGTCACGCACCAACAGTAATATCTCGCGCACCGGGGGAGAGCTGAAAGGGATTATCGAAGGCCGCGATGATATCCTGGGGGGCTTTGTCGATCAGTTGGATTCCTATGCCTCCAACCTGATTTTCGAATTTAACAAGATTCACGCCTCGGGCGAGGGAACGGCTGGCTTTGAACAGCTGACATCCGCCTCGGCGGCGCTGGATCCCTCTGCGACTTTGAATTCGACACAGTCGGGCCTCCCATTTCAGGCGACACATGGCAGCTTTCAGATCAAAGTCACGAATAAATCGACCGGGATTACGAATACGACGACGATCAATGTCGACCTGGATGGAATCGGCGCTGACACCACGTTGAACAGTCTGTCAAGTGCTCTGAATGGTGTGGCGAATCTGAATTCCAGCGTCTCGACTGACGGCCGGTTGAATATCAGTGCCAACTCAGACTATGAGTTTCGTTTTTCCAATGACACCAGTGGGGCGCTGGCAGCGATTGGCATCAATACGCTGTTTACCGGTTCCGACTCAAGTGATATCGGGATCAACTCGGTGGTGAAAGATAACCAGCAGTTCCTGGCACTCGGGCAGGGGGGCGGTCCGTCTGACGGCAGCAATGCGGTCGCACTGGCAGCGTTCTCCCAGCAGCCCATCGATCAACTGGGGGGCATCAGCCTGGATGACTATTACGATAAAGTGGTTTCCAATATTGCCCAGTCCTCTGCTTCCGAAGGGGCGCTGTCGGAAGGGGCTCAGACATTCCGGGATTCGCTGATGAATCAGCGCGAACAGTTTTCCGGGGTCAGTATCGATGAAGAAACAATCAACGTATTGAAGTTCCAACGCGCGTTTCAGTCTGCCGCCCGGCTGGTCAGCACGGTTGATGAACTCTATACGATTTTATTACAGATTTAA
- the flgL gene encoding flagellar hook-associated protein FlgL, which produces MTIGPLLPGRLPSTMLSERLKSSLNDNARELSTLQQQVATGQKFSLPSESPAAALRTIILQSTLERQQQYQSNISTNQSLLSMSDTAMNSVGDALNQAKTLALTGVGSTVSDSERVALADQVAALRTQVVNAGNTTFRGQYLFSGSQTNEAPFEELADGQVVYHGDNHQVQSYIDTQTLLANNYDGITAFGASTPEAGSDINPALTLQTRIADLHSGRGAKLGSISVTLDNGTPETKTIDLSHVETVQDLKTVLEDAFSGSPVTLTVDIDPSSQNGLRFTPSAGTVAVSNVSGSNLANDLGIASAAVAQINGGDLDPGITLQTTLASLNGGTGIGSTAGTGIVINNGGETHTVDLSSATTIEDVFNLIRTADPNLNLGINEAHNGLAISSRISGADFSIGENNGGSNAAGLGIATFTASTPLSELNYGRGVDVDSSNKLQINRRDGSTINIDLSGSVTVQDVLDKINDFETFDGTTPLADLNLGQGVPVGATTLDITRRDGSVANVSLAGDTTVQDVLDSINAVDPGNLVASIDPNTNAIQITDNSGTGPLSIASNAVSDALGLAVTESGTNNSVPLQGNFIPIKLQATLNTTGNGITIYDASGTGPLEIPPIEIAYALGIDGTESGSDPLVGLQGKEPNPKESGGVLNLLSRLETALRNNDDQGIERIGVKLDAEIKRVNSVRSNIGNRLSILEDASGRLQDQEVQIKEAISKDFDTDLTEVIVEITQRQNAFQANLQVTSQALQLTLLSFL; this is translated from the coding sequence ATGACAATTGGTCCTTTACTACCAGGCCGGCTGCCTTCGACGATGCTCTCTGAGCGGTTGAAGTCATCACTGAATGACAACGCTCGCGAACTATCGACACTGCAGCAACAGGTGGCGACCGGGCAGAAATTTTCCCTGCCCAGTGAATCCCCGGCGGCAGCACTGCGGACGATCATTCTGCAGTCCACGCTGGAACGACAGCAGCAGTACCAGAGTAATATCAGTACAAATCAGAGCCTGCTCTCTATGAGTGATACGGCTATGAACAGTGTCGGCGATGCCCTGAACCAGGCGAAGACGCTGGCGCTGACTGGCGTCGGCTCGACGGTCTCTGATTCTGAACGCGTTGCCCTGGCCGATCAGGTGGCTGCACTGCGGACACAGGTCGTGAATGCGGGGAACACCACCTTTCGCGGACAGTATCTCTTTTCCGGAAGTCAGACCAATGAAGCTCCCTTCGAGGAACTCGCCGACGGGCAGGTCGTGTACCATGGGGATAACCATCAGGTCCAGTCGTATATCGATACGCAGACCCTGCTGGCGAATAACTATGACGGCATCACCGCCTTTGGAGCCAGTACTCCGGAAGCCGGCAGTGATATCAATCCGGCACTGACTCTGCAGACCCGGATTGCAGATCTGCACAGTGGCCGGGGGGCGAAGCTGGGCTCGATTTCAGTCACGCTGGATAACGGCACACCTGAGACCAAAACCATCGATCTCTCGCATGTGGAGACCGTGCAGGATCTGAAAACGGTGCTGGAGGATGCGTTCTCCGGCAGTCCGGTGACCCTGACGGTCGACATCGATCCCTCGAGTCAGAACGGGCTGCGGTTCACTCCTTCTGCGGGAACGGTTGCTGTCTCTAATGTGTCCGGTTCGAATCTGGCGAACGATCTGGGAATTGCAAGTGCCGCGGTCGCGCAAATCAACGGGGGAGACCTTGACCCGGGGATCACTCTGCAGACAACGCTGGCTTCGTTGAATGGCGGTACGGGGATCGGCTCGACAGCCGGTACCGGGATCGTCATCAATAACGGCGGGGAGACGCATACGGTCGATCTCTCGTCAGCCACCACGATCGAAGATGTCTTTAATCTGATTCGTACAGCAGATCCCAATCTCAACCTGGGAATCAATGAAGCCCATAATGGTCTGGCGATTTCAAGTCGTATCAGCGGCGCTGACTTCTCCATCGGCGAGAACAACGGCGGATCCAATGCCGCGGGGTTGGGAATTGCCACCTTCACCGCCAGTACGCCTCTGTCTGAATTGAATTACGGACGGGGTGTCGACGTCGATTCCTCAAATAAACTGCAGATCAACCGCCGCGATGGCAGTACGATTAATATCGATCTGAGCGGTTCGGTCACTGTGCAGGATGTGCTGGACAAGATCAACGATTTCGAAACCTTTGACGGCACGACTCCGCTGGCGGACCTGAATCTGGGGCAGGGCGTTCCGGTGGGGGCCACCACGCTGGACATCACCCGCCGCGATGGGTCCGTCGCCAATGTCAGCCTGGCCGGCGATACCACAGTCCAGGACGTGCTTGATTCGATTAATGCAGTCGATCCCGGAAATCTGGTGGCGAGCATCGATCCAAATACGAATGCGATTCAGATCACCGATAATTCGGGAACCGGCCCCTTGAGTATCGCCAGCAATGCCGTCTCCGATGCACTGGGGCTGGCAGTCACCGAGTCGGGTACAAATAACAGTGTGCCATTGCAGGGGAACTTCATTCCGATCAAACTGCAGGCCACCCTGAATACCACGGGGAACGGGATTACCATTTACGATGCTTCGGGCACCGGACCCCTGGAAATTCCCCCGATTGAAATCGCTTATGCGCTGGGCATTGATGGAACGGAGTCCGGCAGTGATCCCCTGGTTGGTTTGCAGGGGAAAGAACCCAATCCGAAAGAATCGGGCGGGGTGCTTAATCTGCTGTCTCGCCTGGAGACCGCGTTACGCAACAACGATGACCAGGGAATTGAACGGATCGGGGTCAAACTGGATGCCGAAATCAAACGCGTCAACAGCGTGCGGTCAAATATTGGGAACCGTTTGAGTATCCTGGAAGATGCCAGCGGTCGCCTGCAGGATCAGGAAGTGCAGATCAAGGAAGCAATTTCCAAGGATTTTGATACCGATCTGACCGAGGTGATTGTGGAGATTACCCAGCGACAGAATGCCTTCCAGGCCAATCTGCAGGTGACTTCGCAGGCCCTGCAACTGACGCTGCTCTCTTTCCTCTGA
- the rplM gene encoding 50S ribosomal protein L13, with product MANAKTVDPQWLVVDADNMIVGRLATKIATVLMGKHKPTYTPHVDTGDYVIVLNCDKVRFSGKDLAHDTHPYFSRKMQQKSYASYSGYPSGLKNVTAEQKLERGQAAQVLSEAVRRMLPKNKLGRQMLKKLKLYAGPTHDHQAQQPQEMPEYLLP from the coding sequence ATGGCGAATGCAAAGACTGTCGACCCGCAGTGGTTAGTTGTTGATGCAGATAACATGATTGTGGGACGTCTGGCCACAAAAATTGCTACCGTATTAATGGGCAAGCATAAGCCGACTTATACGCCCCACGTCGATACCGGTGATTACGTGATTGTCCTAAATTGTGACAAGGTAAGGTTTTCCGGTAAAGATCTTGCTCACGATACGCATCCTTACTTCTCCCGTAAGATGCAGCAGAAGAGCTATGCCAGCTACAGTGGTTACCCCAGCGGTCTGAAAAATGTCACCGCAGAACAGAAGCTGGAACGTGGTCAGGCTGCTCAGGTGTTGTCTGAAGCCGTCCGACGCATGCTGCCCAAAAACAAACTGGGACGCCAGATGCTGAAGAAGCTGAAGCTGTACGCCGGCCCGACTCACGATCATCAGGCACAGCAGCCACAGGAGATGCCTGAGTATCTGCTCCCGTAA